The DNA window ATATCAACCCTCCTGATGAAGATCCAGTAGAACCAGCTACTAATCTTAGCCTTCAACAAAAATATGCCAACCTTACTATTGATTTCGAAGCAATTGAAGACGAATACGATGATCTCAAAGACGATTACCTCAAAGCCAAAGATCGCAATCAAACTCGTGATATCGTAAGAACCGGTGAAAAAATCAAAGACATTCTAGATAAAGATATAGATGATCTACTCGAAAAAATAAATGATCTTAAAGATGAGGCAGATGAAGCCAACGATAGTGATATCGAAGATGATGTAGATAATCTCAAAGATGATGTAACTGATCTTGAAAAGCAGATTAAAGAATTACTTGGTATAAAAGAAGAACAAAGACGTGTTCTTACACCCACACCTCCTGTAACTCCTCCTTCTGCAACAACCTGTACTTATAGTTGGGATTGTGCCGGCGGCTTTGGCGCCTGTCTAAACGGTGTACGATACCAAACTTGTCGCCGCATAGATGATTGTGACGTGCGGCAGCGAGCAGGCGCACAAGTTATCACTACCCCCAAACCACAAGAACAGCAAGCCTGCCAATCTGCAGTAACTCCTCCTGTACGTGAAGATGCACAAAGCCAAGTGTGCACTCCTTACAAAAAACGCTGCTTTGGCGATGATCTTCAACGCTGTAGTTCGGATGGAAATAGGTGGGATACTATTGAAACCTGTTTTACATCTTGTGATGCAGTTACTCTGAGCTGTGAAGAAGAAACATTGCCAAAAACTCTAGAACCTTCACCAGATGCTTCAAGTTCAAACAGTTGGCTTCTGCCCTTAGTTGGTATCATAGTATTATTAGGGGGAATGGGTGCATTTTTTGCATTCTATGTGAATCAAAAGAAATTTGCTCCACTCAAAGAGTACATTACTGATTCGCGTCTACAAGGCTATTCGGATTCTCAAATTCGTTCTCGGGTCATCGGAGAAGGGTGGGATGCGCAACAAGTTGACAAGTTGCTTAAAAAGTAGGTGGTCGATGTGGATACCCTATTAGTATTAGGTATTGGATTAGGAGGGTTAATTTTCATTGGAGGAATACTCCTTATTCATCATCGTTCAACACCAAAACGTCTTCAACGCTTACTCCAAAAAGTTCAATTATCCACCTCTCTTGACCCGTCTTCATTACTTAAAGAAGAATATCTTGAAATGTATGGGCTGTATCTTAAACTTCCAGAAAAACATAAACCTAACTTTTACGCCCAAGTCATTGCGATACGTACTATTCTTGAAGACCAACTTAAAGCGCAAAAACGGCTTGAAGTGCTTGTAACACAAATCGATTCCATAGATCAGCCCTCCAAAAAAGAATTGCTCGATGAGATTGAGAACAATTATCGCAAACTATCTGAAAAGGAGAAAGAGAAATATACTGCAAGCGTGATGCATTTGCGTGAAAGTGTACCTGTTAAAAATGAATAAAATTAATTTTAAAGGATTAACTAATTATCTTTTCCAATAGATTTTGTTCGTATCGGGAATTTCCCACCACAGAAATCTATATAAAACCCTCAACCTCTCCTCTTCTCATGGAAATTAAAGATATTAAACCCAATCAAGGTAAAATCGATATTGTTGCTGATGTTGTTGCCAAAGATCAACCTCGTTCATTTGAGAAATTTGGAAAGGCAGGTCGTGTTTGTAACATTAAACTTCGTGATAATAGTGGTGATGTCAAATTTACATTATGGAATGATGAAGTAGATTCAGTCAAAATTGGTGATAAAGTTCAACTTCAAAATGGCTGGTGTGCTGAATATAAAGGAGAAAAACAACTTTCTGCAGGAAAATTCGGCAAACTCGTGGTAGTCGGTTCTGCTGCATCTCAAGTCATGAGTAACGATCCTACTATGATTCAGCGACAGCGTCAAGCGCAAAATGACGATGACGACGAAGAAGGTTCCGACGATGATGAACCAGAAGTAATTGAAGAAGAAGAATTCGTAGAGTAAATTCCTAAACTCAATTCATGATCTCTTCTTTATTTTGTTCCTTATTTTATTATTTTTTGACTTTATCCCAATAATCTCTTGCTCACCAATCTTTAAATACTTCTTTGGTTTCTTCTTCATCATGCCAATGCAGCCAACACTTCGTCTTAAGAAACGCTACCTTACATTCAAAATAGAATCTACTCCCGTTGTCCATTTTTCACCACAAGAGTTAGAAACAACAGTGCAGCAAGCTCTTCTTCAGTTTTTGGGCGAATTTGGTGTCGCCAAAGCGGGCCCCATCTTTCTTAAAGAACGATGTAAAAATAATCTTTGCGTACTCAAAATAAATCATCATAGTGTCGAAGCGGTTCGAGCTGCGCTAATTTTAATCAAAAAGATTAAAAACACCTCTGTGATTATTCATACTCTAACAACGTCAGGGACATTAAAAAAAGCGGTAGAACGCAGCATATAATTGAGGTGGCATAATGAATCCTAGTACTAATAATAAACAACAACAAATGATCGATAAGATGGGCTACGATCGTTCCATTACTATGTTTTCTCCGGATGGACGTCTTCTTCAAGTAGAATACGCAAAGAAAACTGTCAAACAAGGCTCAACTGCTATTGCTATTGCCTGTAAAGATGGGGTTGTGTGGGTTACAGACAAACGCATCACTTCAAAACTCTTAGTTCCTGAGGCTCTTGAAAAATTATTTCGCATCGATGATCATATCGGCGCAACTGCTGCTGGAATCATCTCTGATGCTCGCGTGCTTGTTGATCGTGTACAACTCAAAGCACAACAACATTTTGTCACCTATGATTCTAAGATTGATATTCTCTCCATCGTCAAAGAAATTTGCGATTTAAAACAAATCTGTACACAAAGCGCGGGATTGCGTCCTTTTGGTGTTTCTATGCTCGTTGGCGGCGTTGAGGAAGATGGAACAGTCAAACTATTCTTAACTGAACCCTATGGGTTGTATTTCCAATATCGGGCTGCCGTCATTGGTGAGGGTGAAGAAGAAATAGAACCAATCTTGCAGAAGCGTTATCGTCCAACATTAAGTGTAGAAGAAGGAATTCGTTTAGGTCTTGATGCAATGAAAGAGTTTCTTAAAACTGAATTTAATTTCGAACGTGTTGATGTCGCTGTGATTCGTCAGGAAGATCGACGTTTTACCCAACTCTCAAAT is part of the Candidatus Woesearchaeota archaeon genome and encodes:
- a CDS encoding archaeal proteasome endopeptidase complex subunit alpha, with the protein product MIDKMGYDRSITMFSPDGRLLQVEYAKKTVKQGSTAIAIACKDGVVWVTDKRITSKLLVPEALEKLFRIDDHIGATAAGIISDARVLVDRVQLKAQQHFVTYDSKIDILSIVKEICDLKQICTQSAGLRPFGVSMLVGGVEEDGTVKLFLTEPYGLYFQYRAAVIGEGEEEIEPILQKRYRPTLSVEEGIRLGLDAMKEFLKTEFNFERVDVAVIRQEDRRFTQLSNDELKKVFKV